One Heterodontus francisci isolate sHetFra1 chromosome 3, sHetFra1.hap1, whole genome shotgun sequence DNA window includes the following coding sequences:
- the slc35b2 gene encoding adenosine 3'-phospho 5'-phosphosulfate transporter 1 isoform X3, with the protein MPPSSSQGIYWFSTSRGSTTWKQVSYLTWGVLQERVMTKTYGKTETDPGVKFRDSQFLVFMNRILAVAVAGLCCALTKQPRHGAPMYKYSFASLSNILSSWCQYEALKFISFPTQVLAKASKVIPVMLMGKIVSHKSYEYWEYLTAMLISAGVSMFLLSSSQDKHPSTVTTFSGIVILTGYIIFDSFTSNWQDALFKYKMSSIQMMFGVNLFSCLFTVGSLLEQGAFFKSLGFMLQHSEFAVHACLLSVCSACGQLFIFYTISQFGAAVFTIIMTLRQAFAILLSCLIYGHSITVVGSLGLATVFLSLFLRVYARSRMKTKKRAAQCQSPVLKV; encoded by the exons ATGCCACCATCATCCTCCCAGGGTATCTACTGGTTCAGTACTTCAAGAGGATCAACTACCTGGAAACAG GTGTCCTACTTGACCTGGGGGGTCCTGCAGGAGCGGGTGATGACTAAGACATACGGAAAGACAGAGACTGACCCTGGTGTGAAGTTCCGTGACTCTCAGTTCCTGGTTTTTATGAACCGTATCCTGGCTGTCGCAGTGGCTGGCCTGTGCTGTGCCCTCACCAAGCAGCCCCGTCATGGGGCACCCATGTACAAGTActcctttgcttctctctccaacaTCCTGAGCAGCTGGTGCCAGTATGAAGCCTTGAAGTTCATCAGCTTCCCCACCCAGGTCCTGGCCAAAGCCTCCAAGGTTATTCCTGTCATGCTGATGGGTAAGATTGTGTCACACAAGAGCTATGAGTACTGGGAGTACCTGACAGCCATGTTGATCTCTGCTGGAGTCAGCATGTTCCTCCTGTCCAGCTCTCAGGACAAACATCCATCCACTGTCACCACCTTCTCGGGCATTGTAATCCTCACCGGCTACATCATCTTCGACAGCTTCACCTCCAACTGGCAGGATGCCCTCTTCAAGTACAAGATGTCCTCCATCCAGATGATGTTTGGAGTTAACCTCTTCTCCTGCCTCTTCACGGTTGGCTCACTGCTAGAACAAGGAGCTTTTTTCAAGTCACTGGGCTTCATGTTGCAGCATTCCGAGTTTGCTGTCCATGCCTGCCTGCTGTCAGTCTGCTCCGCCTGTGGACAGCTCTTCATCTTCTACACTATCAGCCAGTTTGGTGCTGCTGTCTTCACCATCATCATGACCCTACGCCAGGCTTTCGCCATCCTCCTCTCCTGCCTCATCTATGGCCACTCCATTACCGTGGTGGGTAGTCTTGGCCTGGCCACTGTCTTCCTCTCCCTCTTCCTGCGGGTCTATGCCAGGAGCCGTATGAAGACCAAGAAGAGGGCAGCCCAGTGCCAGTCGCCAGTGCTGAAGGTGTAA
- the slc35b2 gene encoding adenosine 3'-phospho 5'-phosphosulfate transporter 1 isoform X2 — translation MELQWSSSLALMMLISVASAEDSAVEGVWSDFWILRFFVNISGYATIILPGYLLVQYFKRINYLETGRGLCFPVIKTCVFGSELKSGVQDEPSPTSPTEATESSFTKQILKLLACVLGLQVSYLTWGVLQERVMTKTYGKTETDPGVKFRDSQFLVFMNRILAVAVAGLCCALTKQPRHGAPMYKYSFASLSNILSSWCQYEALKFISFPTQVLAKASKVIPVMLMGKIVSHKSYEYWEYLTAMLISAGVSMFLLSSSQDKHPSTVTTFSGIVILTGYIIFDSFTSNWQDALFKYKMSSIQMMFGVNLFSCLFTVGSLLEQGAFFKSLGFMLQHSEFAVHACLLSVCSACGQLFIFYTISQFGAAVFTIIMTLRQAFAILLSCLIYGHSITVVGSLGLATVFLSLFLRVYARSRMKTKKRAAQCQSPVLKV, via the exons ATGGAGCTTCAATGGAG CTCCTCGTTGGCTCTGATGATGCTGATCTCTGTAGCCAGTGCCGAGGACTCTGCAGTTGAAGGGGTTTGGTCTGATTTTTGGATTCTGCGTTTTTTTGTTAACATTTCTGGCTATGCCACCATCATCCTCCCAGGGTATCTACTGGTTCAGTACTTCAAGAGGATCAACTACCTGGAAACAG GCCGAGGACTCTGTTTCCCTGTTATTAAAACCTGCGTGTTTGGAAGTGAGCTAAAGTCTGGAGTGCAGGATGAACCTTCTCCAACTTCCCCAACTGAGGCAACAGAATCGTCCTTCACCAAACAGATATTAAAGCTGTTGGCCTGTGTCCTTGGACTGCAG GTGTCCTACTTGACCTGGGGGGTCCTGCAGGAGCGGGTGATGACTAAGACATACGGAAAGACAGAGACTGACCCTGGTGTGAAGTTCCGTGACTCTCAGTTCCTGGTTTTTATGAACCGTATCCTGGCTGTCGCAGTGGCTGGCCTGTGCTGTGCCCTCACCAAGCAGCCCCGTCATGGGGCACCCATGTACAAGTActcctttgcttctctctccaacaTCCTGAGCAGCTGGTGCCAGTATGAAGCCTTGAAGTTCATCAGCTTCCCCACCCAGGTCCTGGCCAAAGCCTCCAAGGTTATTCCTGTCATGCTGATGGGTAAGATTGTGTCACACAAGAGCTATGAGTACTGGGAGTACCTGACAGCCATGTTGATCTCTGCTGGAGTCAGCATGTTCCTCCTGTCCAGCTCTCAGGACAAACATCCATCCACTGTCACCACCTTCTCGGGCATTGTAATCCTCACCGGCTACATCATCTTCGACAGCTTCACCTCCAACTGGCAGGATGCCCTCTTCAAGTACAAGATGTCCTCCATCCAGATGATGTTTGGAGTTAACCTCTTCTCCTGCCTCTTCACGGTTGGCTCACTGCTAGAACAAGGAGCTTTTTTCAAGTCACTGGGCTTCATGTTGCAGCATTCCGAGTTTGCTGTCCATGCCTGCCTGCTGTCAGTCTGCTCCGCCTGTGGACAGCTCTTCATCTTCTACACTATCAGCCAGTTTGGTGCTGCTGTCTTCACCATCATCATGACCCTACGCCAGGCTTTCGCCATCCTCCTCTCCTGCCTCATCTATGGCCACTCCATTACCGTGGTGGGTAGTCTTGGCCTGGCCACTGTCTTCCTCTCCCTCTTCCTGCGGGTCTATGCCAGGAGCCGTATGAAGACCAAGAAGAGGGCAGCCCAGTGCCAGTCGCCAGTGCTGAAGGTGTAA
- the slc35b2 gene encoding adenosine 3'-phospho 5'-phosphosulfate transporter 1 isoform X4, with product MTKTYGKTETDPGVKFRDSQFLVFMNRILAVAVAGLCCALTKQPRHGAPMYKYSFASLSNILSSWCQYEALKFISFPTQVLAKASKVIPVMLMGKIVSHKSYEYWEYLTAMLISAGVSMFLLSSSQDKHPSTVTTFSGIVILTGYIIFDSFTSNWQDALFKYKMSSIQMMFGVNLFSCLFTVGSLLEQGAFFKSLGFMLQHSEFAVHACLLSVCSACGQLFIFYTISQFGAAVFTIIMTLRQAFAILLSCLIYGHSITVVGSLGLATVFLSLFLRVYARSRMKTKKRAAQCQSPVLKV from the coding sequence ATGACTAAGACATACGGAAAGACAGAGACTGACCCTGGTGTGAAGTTCCGTGACTCTCAGTTCCTGGTTTTTATGAACCGTATCCTGGCTGTCGCAGTGGCTGGCCTGTGCTGTGCCCTCACCAAGCAGCCCCGTCATGGGGCACCCATGTACAAGTActcctttgcttctctctccaacaTCCTGAGCAGCTGGTGCCAGTATGAAGCCTTGAAGTTCATCAGCTTCCCCACCCAGGTCCTGGCCAAAGCCTCCAAGGTTATTCCTGTCATGCTGATGGGTAAGATTGTGTCACACAAGAGCTATGAGTACTGGGAGTACCTGACAGCCATGTTGATCTCTGCTGGAGTCAGCATGTTCCTCCTGTCCAGCTCTCAGGACAAACATCCATCCACTGTCACCACCTTCTCGGGCATTGTAATCCTCACCGGCTACATCATCTTCGACAGCTTCACCTCCAACTGGCAGGATGCCCTCTTCAAGTACAAGATGTCCTCCATCCAGATGATGTTTGGAGTTAACCTCTTCTCCTGCCTCTTCACGGTTGGCTCACTGCTAGAACAAGGAGCTTTTTTCAAGTCACTGGGCTTCATGTTGCAGCATTCCGAGTTTGCTGTCCATGCCTGCCTGCTGTCAGTCTGCTCCGCCTGTGGACAGCTCTTCATCTTCTACACTATCAGCCAGTTTGGTGCTGCTGTCTTCACCATCATCATGACCCTACGCCAGGCTTTCGCCATCCTCCTCTCCTGCCTCATCTATGGCCACTCCATTACCGTGGTGGGTAGTCTTGGCCTGGCCACTGTCTTCCTCTCCCTCTTCCTGCGGGTCTATGCCAGGAGCCGTATGAAGACCAAGAAGAGGGCAGCCCAGTGCCAGTCGCCAGTGCTGAAGGTGTAA
- the slc35b2 gene encoding adenosine 3'-phospho 5'-phosphosulfate transporter 1 isoform X1: protein MELQWSSSLALMMLISVASAEDSAVEGVWSDFWILRFFVNISGYATIILPGYLLVQYFKRINYLETGDCCGRGLCFPVIKTCVFGSELKSGVQDEPSPTSPTEATESSFTKQILKLLACVLGLQVSYLTWGVLQERVMTKTYGKTETDPGVKFRDSQFLVFMNRILAVAVAGLCCALTKQPRHGAPMYKYSFASLSNILSSWCQYEALKFISFPTQVLAKASKVIPVMLMGKIVSHKSYEYWEYLTAMLISAGVSMFLLSSSQDKHPSTVTTFSGIVILTGYIIFDSFTSNWQDALFKYKMSSIQMMFGVNLFSCLFTVGSLLEQGAFFKSLGFMLQHSEFAVHACLLSVCSACGQLFIFYTISQFGAAVFTIIMTLRQAFAILLSCLIYGHSITVVGSLGLATVFLSLFLRVYARSRMKTKKRAAQCQSPVLKV, encoded by the exons ATGGAGCTTCAATGGAG CTCCTCGTTGGCTCTGATGATGCTGATCTCTGTAGCCAGTGCCGAGGACTCTGCAGTTGAAGGGGTTTGGTCTGATTTTTGGATTCTGCGTTTTTTTGTTAACATTTCTGGCTATGCCACCATCATCCTCCCAGGGTATCTACTGGTTCAGTACTTCAAGAGGATCAACTACCTGGAAACAGGTGACTGTTGTG GCCGAGGACTCTGTTTCCCTGTTATTAAAACCTGCGTGTTTGGAAGTGAGCTAAAGTCTGGAGTGCAGGATGAACCTTCTCCAACTTCCCCAACTGAGGCAACAGAATCGTCCTTCACCAAACAGATATTAAAGCTGTTGGCCTGTGTCCTTGGACTGCAG GTGTCCTACTTGACCTGGGGGGTCCTGCAGGAGCGGGTGATGACTAAGACATACGGAAAGACAGAGACTGACCCTGGTGTGAAGTTCCGTGACTCTCAGTTCCTGGTTTTTATGAACCGTATCCTGGCTGTCGCAGTGGCTGGCCTGTGCTGTGCCCTCACCAAGCAGCCCCGTCATGGGGCACCCATGTACAAGTActcctttgcttctctctccaacaTCCTGAGCAGCTGGTGCCAGTATGAAGCCTTGAAGTTCATCAGCTTCCCCACCCAGGTCCTGGCCAAAGCCTCCAAGGTTATTCCTGTCATGCTGATGGGTAAGATTGTGTCACACAAGAGCTATGAGTACTGGGAGTACCTGACAGCCATGTTGATCTCTGCTGGAGTCAGCATGTTCCTCCTGTCCAGCTCTCAGGACAAACATCCATCCACTGTCACCACCTTCTCGGGCATTGTAATCCTCACCGGCTACATCATCTTCGACAGCTTCACCTCCAACTGGCAGGATGCCCTCTTCAAGTACAAGATGTCCTCCATCCAGATGATGTTTGGAGTTAACCTCTTCTCCTGCCTCTTCACGGTTGGCTCACTGCTAGAACAAGGAGCTTTTTTCAAGTCACTGGGCTTCATGTTGCAGCATTCCGAGTTTGCTGTCCATGCCTGCCTGCTGTCAGTCTGCTCCGCCTGTGGACAGCTCTTCATCTTCTACACTATCAGCCAGTTTGGTGCTGCTGTCTTCACCATCATCATGACCCTACGCCAGGCTTTCGCCATCCTCCTCTCCTGCCTCATCTATGGCCACTCCATTACCGTGGTGGGTAGTCTTGGCCTGGCCACTGTCTTCCTCTCCCTCTTCCTGCGGGTCTATGCCAGGAGCCGTATGAAGACCAAGAAGAGGGCAGCCCAGTGCCAGTCGCCAGTGCTGAAGGTGTAA